In one Macaca nemestrina isolate mMacNem1 chromosome 2, mMacNem.hap1, whole genome shotgun sequence genomic region, the following are encoded:
- the LOC139360813 gene encoding collagen, type I, alpha 1b-like, with translation MDGGGGGGSSHGLAGLPLMRSAGRPGAARGGSPGPRGGGGTEAGGGHPARGFPRARGSPGAEAGGAAGEGRATQALRAPTSSCSAGRSLVGAPGDTPPPFPTRFLPDGHGRVYAGWKRGRAAADKLSGWGRLKRMVEELHPSQTSPPHQYQKKREDSGNTYPRSVFSSSPPPISVSYLDPFPRVGIPGETLVQPCGSCHSVSEAQALPRPVSAGRQWGNPRVGWGGVHWDPRPGCGSPGGLPTASSQYPLSSACPG, from the coding sequence ATggacggcggcggcggcggcggctcctcTCACGGGCTTGCCGGGCTCCCGCTCATGCGCAGTGCGGGGCGGCCCGGCGCGGCCCGAGGAGGCAGCCCCGGGCCTCGGGGAGGCGGAGGGACGGAGGCGGGCGGAGGGCACCCCGCGCGGGGCTTCCCCCGGGCGCGGGGGTCCCCCGGGGCGGAGGCGGGGGGCGCGGCGGGGGAGGGGCGGGCGACGCAAGCCCTCCGCGCGCCGACATCCTCCTGCAGCGCCGGGCGGTCTCTAGTGGGGGCGCCGGGGGACACCCCACCTCCGTTTCCTACGCGGTTCCTTCCGGACGGTCACGGCCGGGTCTACGCGGGCTGGAAGCGGGGACGAGCGGCGGCCGATAAGTTGAGCGGCTGGGGGCGGCTGAAACGGATGGTTGAGGAGCTTCATCCATCCCAGACCTCCCCTCCCCATCAgtaccaaaaaaagagagaagatagtGGAAACACCTACCCCCGCTCCGTGTTTTCTTCTTCCCCCCCCCCCATCTCAGTATCATACTTAGATCCGTTCCCTCGCGTGGGCATCCCAGGGGAGACCTTAGTCCAACCCTGCGGTAGCTGTCACTCTGTTAGTGAGGCCCAGGCTCTCCCCAGACCTGTGTCAGCTGGGAGACAGTGGGGCAACCCTagagtgggatggggtggggtgcaCTGGGACCCAAGGCCCGGCTGCGGGAGTCCAGGTGGCCTGCCTACTGCTAGCTCTCAGTATCCCCTCAGTTCGGCCTGTCCAGGGTGA